The Acidobacteriota bacterium genome has a window encoding:
- the mazF gene encoding endoribonuclease MazF, translated as MVKRSYVPGNGDIVWLTFNPQAGHEQAGRRPALALSPRSYNRKTGLALFCSITSRAKGYPFEVVLPVAGAVTGVVLADQIKSLDWRARRVRFESKAPPRVVSEVFAKLAVLLDQNRS; from the coding sequence ATGGTAAAGAGGTCCTACGTCCCCGGAAACGGGGATATCGTGTGGCTGACCTTCAACCCTCAAGCCGGACATGAACAAGCCGGACGCCGCCCGGCCCTGGCGCTGAGCCCGAGAAGCTACAATCGGAAAACCGGCCTCGCCCTATTCTGCTCCATCACCTCCCGAGCCAAGGGTTACCCCTTCGAGGTCGTTCTTCCTGTCGCCGGCGCCGTCACCGGCGTTGTTCTGGCCGACCAGATCAAGAGCCTGGATTGGCGGGCCAGGCGGGTCCGTTTCGAATCGAAGGCGCCGCCCCGGGTGGTGAGCGAAGTTTTTGCCAAGCTGGCTGTTCTCTTGGATCAAAATCGATCCTGA
- a CDS encoding AbrB/MazE/SpoVT family DNA-binding domain-containing protein → MGAQSRICKWGSSLAVRIPKPIAEQWGVHEGTAVEMVSRGNQVILRKKTYSLADMLATVTEENLHPEVDTGPAQGNEAW, encoded by the coding sequence ATGGGTGCACAATCAAGAATCTGCAAATGGGGGTCCAGCTTGGCTGTCCGCATCCCCAAGCCTATCGCCGAGCAGTGGGGAGTGCATGAGGGCACCGCCGTCGAGATGGTCTCGCGCGGCAACCAAGTCATACTGCGCAAGAAGACCTACAGCTTGGCCGACATGCTGGCGACCGTGACGGAGGAGAATCTGCATCCCGAGGTGGACACCGGACCCGCCCAAGGCAATGAAGCATGGTAA